One Methanobacteriaceae archaeon genomic window, AAGCAGGAACATCCAATGTTATTGCTTCTTCTTGAAGACCACCAGAATCTGTTAAGATTAATGTTGAAACAGAAGTTAAGTAAAGGAAATCCAAGTATCCTAACGGTTTTATAATGTGAACATGCTCTAAATTGTTTAATTCTTCAAACAATCCGAATTTTTCCAAAGTGTTTTTAGTTCTTGGATGAATAGGGAAAATAATGTTCATGTCATCCAATTGCTTTAAAGCATCAATAATATTGACTACTCTTTCTTTAACATCAACATTTTCCGCTCTGTGCATTGTTAAAGTTAAAATATTATCCATTTCATCAATATTCAATTCTTTAAGGGACTGTTCACTAATTCCTTTTTCTTTAGCCAATTCCAAATGTCTAAAACATGCATCAACAACAGTGTTTCCTGTTACAAACAAGTTTTTTCTTGAAACTCCTTCAGCTAAAAGATTAATTGCAGATTCAACAGTTGGTACAAAATACATTAAAGAAGATACGTCAGCTACACGACGATTTACCTCTTCAGGCATAGTCATATCAAAAGACCTAAGTCCCGCTTCAACATGACCTATTGGAATATGTAATTTAGACGCTACAAGTGCACCTGCTAAAACTGCATTGGTGTCACCCTGAACTAATACAATATCTGGTTTTTCCTCAAGAAGAACTTCCTCAATACGCTGCATCATCAAACCAGTTTGTTTACCGTGTGTTCCGGAACCAACATGAATATTATAATCTGGAGTTCTGATATCCAAGTCTTTAAAGAAGTTATCAGACATTTCCGCATCATAATGCTGACCTGTGTGTAAAACAATTTGATCAATATCTCTTTTTGAGATTTCATCAATGATAGGAGCCATTTTAATAATCTCAGGCCTGGTTCCTAAAATAGTTGCTATTTTCATAATTATTAATTTATGTCATTAATACTTAAAAAATTTTTTAATTTTTAGGCAAATATAAAATTTAAAAAAAAGATTGGATAAAATTTATTCATCCAAATTATGTAACTCATTTAAGCTTTTTATCATGGATTCTCTTACAGCATATCTTTTTTGTAAATCAGATAAAGAATCAACTAAATCACGCTTAAATCTCTCACATGCATAGTCATCATATCTGAATTTGATTCCATCATATTGAATATCCATTAAAATCAAATAATCAGCTTCCATGACTTTGATATTTGCTCTTGGCTCGCCTTCAGCAGGATTTAATAGCTTTTCTACTTCATCCAAACTCATTTTATCGGTTGCAACATCTACAAATACCCTCATCATTTTTCTTACCATATTCCATAAAAATGATTCTCCATAAATATCAACAAAAATTGGAGATAATGTATCGTGAAGATTTGGGAATTCTTTTTTGTGATAATCAGTTAAATCCGCTTTTGTGATTTTTATATCTTCAATAGTTCTTGTAGTGGTTTTTTGGAATCTTTTAGTGAAGTTAGTGAAATTGTGTGTTCCTTTAAAGACTTCTGCGCATTGTTTTAACTTATCAATATCCAAATCCTGGAAGAGAACATATCGGTATTGCCTCATTTGAGCATACCTTGGTTTAAATGCATATCTAACAGGAGCGCTTGCAAGAATTTGAATATCATCAGGAAGAGAATTATTAATTTCATTTATTCTAACGTCTTTTTCTGACTGAAAACTGATTACATTACCTAAACTGTGAACACCAGCATCAGTTCTGCCAGCTATTCTAAATCTGGACTTTTTTAAATCATCTATGTAATTTAGTTTACGTAAATGGTAAATCAATTCTTCTTCAACAGTCCTTAAATCCGGCTGGCGTTGAAAACCGTGAAAATTAGTTCCAATATATCCTATTTTTAGTGCTGTTCTTTTCATTAATATAATATTTTATAATCAAATAAAATAAATTTTTAGGAAAAAATTAAGCTTTATTAATTTTGATAAGTTTTTTGACAAGATAGTTTGCCCAAAGCATTGTAATATTATTTGAAATTATTTCACCCAATACAATTCCCATCCATGCTCCCCAGACACCATATCCAAGAACAACACCAAATAATACTGCAAAAAGTATTGTAAAACCTGTTTCTCTCATAATTGTTTGAAACATTGCAGTAATTCCTTTTCCAACTCCCTGGAATACATAGGTTGATGCAACTCCAACAGCCATTGTTGGATAATAAAGTACAATCCATGCTAAAAACATTGTAAGTTCACCAGCTATTCTTACACTGCTTGAAGAAGACGCAAATACTGATGCAATATCTCCTGCAAAAACGTTTGTTAGAATAGCTACAATAACTGCAATCACTATTGAGATTTTCATTGCATATCTGTGAGCTATTTGAATATTTTTATAGTTTCTAGCACCATAATTTGCTGCAATAACACTAATTAGTGCTGTTCCAATAGCTAGAAGTGGAGTTGTACCGATTGTTACTATTCTCCAGCCTGTTGAATAAACAGCAACTGAATCAGTAGTTCCGACATATGCAAGAAGAGCAGAAAAAACAGCTGCAAAAAATGCATTGTTTAGAAGCTGAATACTTGCAGGAATTCCTACACGAACAATATCAAGGGAAATATCCTTTTGGAAGTTGAAATTACTTAAATTAGGTTTTAAAAAAGTGTCTTTTTTAACATAAAACCAGAAAAGCAAAATCAAGATGACAAATACAGATGAGATAACTGTAGCTATTGCAGCTCCTTTAACTCCCAAATTTAAAGTATAGATAAAAATTGGATCTAAAATCATATTAATTATTGCAGATGCCCCCATTGCATACATTGGACGAGAAGCATCACCTTCACCTCTAAAAATACCATATAATGCATTAGAACAAATAATAAATACTGATCCAAGAACTATTACAATTCCATAGTCAAGTGCATATGAAATAGTTGCTCCTGCACCCATAATATTCAAGATAGGAGTTAATAACACCCAAAGCAAAACAGTTATGATTAATGAAACAACTATATTAATTAAAATTGAATGAACAGAAGCATTATGTGCTTTTTTAATGTTATTTTCACCAAGGTATTTGGATATTGCAAAAGTAGCACCTGAACCTAATCCATTTCCAAAACCAACTAAAATCATAAATATTGGAGTGAAAAAACCAACACCTGCAAGTGCATCTGCTCCAAGACCAGATACCCAAGCTGCATCAACTAAATTATAAAAACTAGTAATGAACAGTGAAATAATAAGAGGTATTGACATTCTTATTAATGCTCGTTTAGGATTTTCAAGCATCACGTCAAGATTATTCACTGAATCATTTTCTAACATATCTAAATATTAAACATTAATCAAATATAAAATTAATTATCAGAATAGTGAATCTTTCACCATTCCAATTCTAAATGAGTTTAAGATTACAAGCATTGTTAATCCTAAATCTCCAAAACCAACAGACATCATCAAAGTAATGACACCAAGGATTGCAAATATTACACATAACATTTTAACTGCAATAGCAATGGAAATGTCCTGTTTGATAATTCTCATTGTTTTATTGGATAATGAGAACAGATATGGGATTTTTGAGATATCATCCTGCATAAGTGCAATATCTGCTGTTTCAATAGCTACATCAGAACCTGCAGCACCCATTGCAATACCAATATCAGCGCATGCTAAAGCTGGAGCATCATTTACACCATCCCCAACCATTGCAACACTACCGAATTTGTTTCTAATTACTTCAAGGAGATTTAATTTGTCTTCAGGCATTAAATTAGAATAAACATAATCTATTCCAATTTCAGATGCAACACTTTTAGCTGCAATCTTGTTATCTCCTGTAAGCATTATAGTTTGAATATTTTGTTTTTTCAAATCAACAATGATTTCACGTGCATTATCTCTGATTTTATCAGCAACAGTGATAATTGCAAGTAATTTTTCACTATTACCAATAAATACAACTGTTTTACCTTCAGATGCATACTTATTGATTTCATCTCTTGATAAATCAAATGAACTGCCTTCAATTAAGGATTCATTAGCAGCATAATATTGATTTTGCTCAATATTAGCAATAATACCTTTTCCAGGGACATTTTTGAAATCATCAACTTCAACAAGTGAAATATCATTTTCATTTGCATAGTTTACAATAGCCTGAGCTATTGGGTGGGAAGACTTATTTTCGATTGATGCTGCGATTTTTATGATTTCTTCTTTTGAGTAGTTTTCATCTAAAACAACAACATCATTTAAAACCAATTTACCTTCTGTTAAAGTACCAGTTTTATCAAATATCACTGCTTTAACGCCACGCATCTGTTCAATATATGAACTACCTTTAATCAATACACCATTTCTAGTAGCTGAAGTAATAGCAGATACCATTCCTACAGGTGTTGAGATTAAAAATGCACAAGGACATGAAATTACCAAAAGAGAAAGTGCCTTATAAACCCAGTCAGTTAAGTCTTGACCAAAGAATACTGGTGGAATTAAAGCAACACAAAGTGCAGCAACCATCATTATTGGAGTATAGTACTTAGCAATTCTTTCAACCAAAGTTTCGGTTTGGGATTTGTTAACTTGGGAATTTTTAACAAACTCAACAATCTTTGATATGACAGAATCCTTAGCCTGTTTAGAAACCTTAATTTCCAAATACCCATCTTCATTTACAGTACCTGAAAATACTTCATCACCAATTTGCTTTAATACAGGAACACTCTCACCAGTAATAGAAGCTTGATTAATTGATGAAGAACCAAAAATAACTTCCCCGTCCAATGGAACTTTATCACCAGGTTTTACAATGACTACATCACCAATTTTAACATAATCAACATTTCTTATCTCTTCTAAGTCACCTACTTTAACTCTTGCAGTATCAGGAGCCATTTCAACTAATGATTTAATTGAACGTTTAGCACGATGCTCTGCATAATCTTCTAAAAATTCTGCAATAAAGTAAAGGAAAGTTACAGCAGCCCCCTCTTCAGGATGACCAATAATAAAAGATGCAATACAAGCAATAGTTACAAGCATTGCAGGACCAACAGTGTGTTTATTAATCAATGATTTAAATGCTAAAACAGCTATTTCATAACCTGCAAATAGAGCACCAAACATGAAAATTACAGTCACTGCAGTTGGACTAAAAGATAAATATTCCATAATTAAACCAGATACAAAACATAATCCACTTGCAGCAATGATTTGAACTGGCCTATTGTATATTAATGGTTCTCCTTCAGCAAATAATTCTTTATTTTCAGAATCATCACAATCAGAGCAATTACAAAGACTTATATCAACATCATTATGGTCGTGAGAGCAGCATTCATCATGCTCATGTTCATGACTATGAGAATGCTCATGACTATGATCATGAGAACAACAATCATCATGCTCATGTTCATGCTCGTGACTATGATCGTGTTCGTGTTCATGACCATGAGAGTGCTCATGAGCGTGATCATGAGAACAACAATCATCATGCTCATGTTCATGTTCATAAGCATCCAAATCCATATTTTTACGTAAATCTTTTAATAATTGTTTATTATAATGATTGGAATTTGTACATTTAATTTCGTCACAATTTGGATCAAAACATATATAATTATAATGTTTAGGATTAAAACAAGATGTTTGTAGACAATCTGCATCATAACATCTATTTTCCATATTACCACCAATTAAAAATTATTCTAATATATGTTCCAAACCTACTTTGTAAATCATTTCTATATGAAGATCAGTTAGAGAATATCTTGCCATTTTACCTTCTTTTTGATATTTAACAATATTATTTGCACGTAAAATCCTTAATTGATTTGAAACAGTTGTTTGATTCAAATCAAGTGCTTCACAAATATCACAAACACATAAATCCTCTAAACAAAGTAGGGAAATAATTTTTAATCTTGTTGGATTACCAAATATTTTAAAGAAATCTGATAATTGTGAAAATTCATCTTCATCAGGAATACGCCCTTTTATACGGTTTACAACATCCTCATGAGAGTCAAAAACTTCACAAACATCATCATTTTTATCATCAAGATTACAATTTTTCATATTCATCACATATATTATATATTTACATATTATGATATGTTTATGTATTTAAATGTTTTCATATCATGATATTATGATATGTTATTTTTAAATAAATTTATATAATGTAACATAAATAATATAGTTAAGATTTATTCTTAAGACTAAATCTAAACAAATTTAGGATTGTGAATACTATGAAAAGAAGCAAAAAATTAATTATTGCAATCCTTCTTGTAATACTCATTGGGTTATTAACATTTATTGCAGGCACATTATTTATGGGTCCAGATTTATCCCAAGAAAACAAGAACATCTTAGTATTAGCATCTGACAAAGAGGAGCAACCAAACGGTGGTGTAGACATGGCATTTATGGTACACTTAGAGAATGGTTCTCTTAAAAACTTTACTCCAGTTTACCCTGGTGAAATGTCACATCCTTCAAAATCCGCTCCAGGTGGATTATCCGGACCTATGATGCTTCACGACTGTCTTTGGGACGGTTTAAGTCAAGGTATGCAAAATGCAAAGGAAATTGTAGAAGCTCGTACTGGAATGAAAGCTGATGCAGTAGTTGTTGTTTATGATAAAGCTGTAGATAGTGTAATTCAGTCTGTAAGTCCACTTAAAATCAAAGGTGTTGAAACAAACCTTAGTGCAACAGACATCATACGTGAAAATGATGCATATAACGGATATAGTGGAAATGAAAATGTTCCTGGAACTATGTCCAGAGGAGATGCCGTGATGGTATTAGTAAAAGCACTTGCTAATGCTGCTAAAGACCCAGACAAAAAAGCTACTATGGTACAAACAGCAATTAATGAGTATTCCAATGGAAATATTGCAATGGAACCTCAAGGTGCATTTACAAGATTACTTGCAACCAAAGGATTTGAAAGCTTAGCTAAATAAATCTTTAAAGAAATTTTTATTCTTTAAAGATTCTTTTTTTTATTCAACGTCTTTTAACGCCTCAACCATATTCAAATCGCCAATTTTATCTGAAAACATTAAATTTACAAATATTGATATTGTAAATGTTATAAATGCAACTAAAATTATGTTTCCACTTGTCAATTGTGGGACATAATAGAAGGATTCGCTTGTTGCATCAAGCATTAATGTCATGAAATAATATCCTAATGGAATTCCTAAAATAAATCCAATAGATGTAAATATCAAGTTTTGAGTCAATAACAATCTTCTTAGGAAATTAGTTTTAAACCCTAAAACCTTTAAAGTCGCAACTTCCCTTTCCATTTCTGTAAATGACAATAATTGTAAGTTATAAAGAACTAAAAATGCCAATAAACCTGCAACAACAGTTACAACAGACACCATCATCAAAACAGACGAAGACATTTCATTCCAGCTCTCACGCATATCATCACGAGTTGAAACTGATTTAATTGAATTAATATTTTCACCAAACTTCTCCGAAGTCAAAATACTTGTTGGTGTAAAGTTTAATCCTTGGTCTTCTAAAGTATCCGGAGACATTATTAATCCCTGTGAAACAGGTTCTGTGTGGATTTGACCAATTGTAGAGTTAACCCACTTATCACTTCCTACAATGTGCCATTTAATTTTATCCCCAATTGATAAATTGAAGTTTTCAGCCATTTTAGCTGAAATAGAAACAACACCTTCCCCAATTTCAATTGGATTTTTATTGCTGTCAGTGTATGAAATCAAATCTGTATTGTTTGAAGCTAAAAGTAAGCCCGTTTTTTCAACATCACCTTTTCTCATTTCAATTGGCATTTGCATTATAAAACTACCGTTTGTTCCATTAATAGCATAATACAATTCCATTTCAGATGCATTATTAGCAATAGCTAGTTTTGATTCAAAATGAGAGATATTATCATATTCCCATGATTCCAAATCATCAATAGTGTCATGCATACCAAATGCTGCAATTAATAATGAAACACAACCCATAACACCAACAATAGCCATTAATGCTCTGAATTTGTTTCTTTTAGCATCACGCCAATTCCAGCGAACATTAAAACTTAAACGCTTCCAGATTTTAGATTTTTCCAACAATCCATTTGATGAAACACTTGGTGCTTTTGATCTTATAGCATCTGCAGGATTTTCATTGGAAATTTGTCTACAGGACAAATAGGTAACTCCCACTGAAGATATAACAAGCAATGCTGCAACAAATATGAAACTTATATCAAATCCAGGATGCCATGCAGGTAAGGTATACCTAGCAGACATTGCCGGATAAAACATTTGTGGAATAACCATAGGTCCAGTAATTAAACCTAAAACAGATCCAACTAATACTGGTAAAAATCCATAAGAAATGTAGTGTAATATAATCTTAGAATCTTTAAAACCAACAGCCTTTAAAATACCAATTTGTGTTCTTTGAGATGCAACAATCCTTGTCATTGTTGTTAAAAGAGTCAAAAAGGTAACCACCATAAAAAGAACCGGGAAAATGTTACCCATCATCTTGTGTTGAGCCATTTCATCATTGAAATTAGATACACTAACATGGTCATCTTTTTTAACAAAGGACAAATAGCTAATTGAATCATCTAATTTTTGTTTAAATTCTTTATCAGACTGATTGTATTTAACAAGCATCCTATTATACTCTATACTATCAGGATATGCTTTATAAGATAAATATGCAAATCCAATATCCTCAAAGTTTGGAGTAACTGATGTTGGTGAGGATTCATAAACATATTCTGGAGAATAACCAATTCCTTTAATTTCTTTAGTAATGGTCTTGCCATCAAATTCAAAAGAAATATTGTCCCCAACATTTAATTCATGGACATCAGCAAAACGCTTATCAAGCCAAACTCCAGATTCATCATTAATATCAAATTCTTTTCCCTGACTAATGGAGAATTTCGAAATATCTCCTTTTTCAACGAAATGCAGCGTAAAATCAGGATCATTATCAAGACCACCAACAGCCGAAATTACAGCCTGTCTTTCAACTTGTGAGGCAAACTCACTTACTTTATTAAAATCATTACTGTCAAAATTATCTTTATATATCCAGCCGTCAGCAAGATTTGTTTGATTATAAAAATCACCGCTGGTTTGTTCTAAACCATAATATTCACCACAAATACCACAATAAGCAAAAATACCTATAAAAGCCATTAAAAATATTGCAATAAATTGGGCTTTATTGATTTTTATATCTCTCAACATCTTTTTGGATAATGACATGATATAGTATATGAAATAAATATGATTTAAATATATTAGTATTGAAAAAAAGAATTTGGTATTTAACTAAATTTTGTTAAAACTACCATTCCAAATCATCAATCTTTTTTGGATTTTCATTAATTACAATGCTTTCAATTTGCCCATTTTTGATTCTAATTACTTTATCTGCAGCTTCTGCTAAAACTGCATTGTGAGTAACTATAACAACAGTAGTATTTTTATTATTACTCATATCCTGAAGAAGATTCAAAATCAAAACACCAGTATTTGAATCAAGAGCACCAGTTGGTTCATCACACAAAAGCATAGTTGGCTGTTTAGCTACTGCGCGTGCAATAGAAACCCTTTGCTGTTCTCCACCAGACAATTGAGCAGGAAATTGATTGGCACGTTTTTTAAGACCAACAGAATCCAAAACATCTTCACCTTCAATATCAACATCAACAATATCTTTCATAAGTTCAACATTTTCAAGTGCTGTTAAATTAGGAATAAGGTTATAGAATTGGAAGATGAACCCAACATTTTTAGCCCGGTATTCTGTTAGCTGATTATCATCAAAAGATTCAATATTTCTACCATCAACAATAATTTGGCCTGATGTAACAGTATCCATACCACCTAAAAGGTTTAGTAATGTTGATTTACCTGCACCGGACGGCCCAAGGATTATAACAAATTCTCCTTCATCAATTGTAAAACTAATATCATCAATAGCTTTTACAATGTGTTCCCCGGATTGATAGTGTTTATTGACATTTTTAAATTCAATTATTGTGTCCATAATATTTACTTCCAATCAATTAATAATCTCTACTTTAACATATCATTTATTAATTATATATACTATTAAGAAAAACATATAAAAGAACTCAAAACATAATTATATTATAATAAATTATTACAGGAAAAATTGTAAATGTCATTCAAAAAAGATGAAATGTTAATAATGCCCGCAGTTGATATTAAGAATGGAAAATGCGTGCAGCTTGTTCAAGGCGAACCTGGAAGTGAAATGGTTGAAATTGAAAATCCAGAACGTGTTGCAAAACATTGGGAGGATTTAGGAGCTAAAAATATCCACGTTATTGACTTAGATGGAACCATCAACGGAGTCGCTAGTTTCGATGTTATTAAAAAAATATTAGACGAAGTTATTGTACCAATCCAACTTGGTGGTGGAATTAGAAGCCTTGATTATGCTCGCCAATTATTGGATTTGGATATTGAAAGATTGATAATTGGAACCATGGGCATTCAACAACCAGAAACCATTACTCAATTATCCGAAGAATACGGATCTGAGAGAATAATGATTTCCCTTGACAGTAAAGACAACAAAGTAGTTATTAAAGGATGGCAGGAAAAGATTGACAAAAGCCCTGTTGAACTTTCAGCGGAATTTAAAGAACATGGTGCAGGAAGCATTCTTTTTACAAATGTTGATGTAGAAGGACTTC contains:
- the wecB gene encoding UDP-N-acetylglucosamine 2-epimerase (non-hydrolyzing) gives rise to the protein MKIATILGTRPEIIKMAPIIDEISKRDIDQIVLHTGQHYDAEMSDNFFKDLDIRTPDYNIHVGSGTHGKQTGLMMQRIEEVLLEEKPDIVLVQGDTNAVLAGALVASKLHIPIGHVEAGLRSFDMTMPEEVNRRVADVSSLMYFVPTVESAINLLAEGVSRKNLFVTGNTVVDACFRHLELAKEKGISEQSLKELNIDEMDNILTLTMHRAENVDVKERVVNIIDALKQLDDMNIIFPIHPRTKNTLEKFGLFEELNNLEHVHIIKPLGYLDFLYLTSVSTLILTDSGGLQEEAITLDVPALTLRYNTERPETVTAGGNILVGSDKDAILENARKILDDEEFANKMRNAVNPYGQGESAKLTVDAIEDYYSKGLLNIESPEHIMDSFSRKMMTMSEDISVSEFEENENALVHMVYDGEKMVFPADDLNLNGMVFTYDKRE
- the truA gene encoding tRNA pseudouridine(38-40) synthase TruA, with protein sequence MKRTALKIGYIGTNFHGFQRQPDLRTVEEELIYHLRKLNYIDDLKKSRFRIAGRTDAGVHSLGNVISFQSEKDVRINEINNSLPDDIQILASAPVRYAFKPRYAQMRQYRYVLFQDLDIDKLKQCAEVFKGTHNFTNFTKRFQKTTTRTIEDIKITKADLTDYHKKEFPNLHDTLSPIFVDIYGESFLWNMVRKMMRVFVDVATDKMSLDEVEKLLNPAEGEPRANIKVMEADYLILMDIQYDGIKFRYDDYACERFKRDLVDSLSDLQKRYAVRESMIKSLNELHNLDE
- a CDS encoding MATE family efflux transporter, which gives rise to MLENDSVNNLDVMLENPKRALIRMSIPLIISLFITSFYNLVDAAWVSGLGADALAGVGFFTPIFMILVGFGNGLGSGATFAISKYLGENNIKKAHNASVHSILINIVVSLIITVLLWVLLTPILNIMGAGATISYALDYGIVIVLGSVFIICSNALYGIFRGEGDASRPMYAMGASAIINMILDPIFIYTLNLGVKGAAIATVISSVFVILILLFWFYVKKDTFLKPNLSNFNFQKDISLDIVRVGIPASIQLLNNAFFAAVFSALLAYVGTTDSVAVYSTGWRIVTIGTTPLLAIGTALISVIAANYGARNYKNIQIAHRYAMKISIVIAVIVAILTNVFAGDIASVFASSSSSVRIAGELTMFLAWIVLYYPTMAVGVASTYVFQGVGKGITAMFQTIMRETGFTILFAVLFGVVLGYGVWGAWMGIVLGEIISNNITMLWANYLVKKLIKINKA
- a CDS encoding cation-translocating P-type ATPase, which codes for MENRCYDADCLQTSCFNPKHYNYICFDPNCDEIKCTNSNHYNKQLLKDLRKNMDLDAYEHEHEHDDCCSHDHAHEHSHGHEHEHDHSHEHEHEHDDCCSHDHSHEHSHSHEHEHDECCSHDHNDVDISLCNCSDCDDSENKELFAEGEPLIYNRPVQIIAASGLCFVSGLIMEYLSFSPTAVTVIFMFGALFAGYEIAVLAFKSLINKHTVGPAMLVTIACIASFIIGHPEEGAAVTFLYFIAEFLEDYAEHRAKRSIKSLVEMAPDTARVKVGDLEEIRNVDYVKIGDVVIVKPGDKVPLDGEVIFGSSSINQASITGESVPVLKQIGDEVFSGTVNEDGYLEIKVSKQAKDSVISKIVEFVKNSQVNKSQTETLVERIAKYYTPIMMVAALCVALIPPVFFGQDLTDWVYKALSLLVISCPCAFLISTPVGMVSAITSATRNGVLIKGSSYIEQMRGVKAVIFDKTGTLTEGKLVLNDVVVLDENYSKEEIIKIAASIENKSSHPIAQAIVNYANENDISLVEVDDFKNVPGKGIIANIEQNQYYAANESLIEGSSFDLSRDEINKYASEGKTVVFIGNSEKLLAIITVADKIRDNAREIIVDLKKQNIQTIMLTGDNKIAAKSVASEIGIDYVYSNLMPEDKLNLLEVIRNKFGSVAMVGDGVNDAPALACADIGIAMGAAGSDVAIETADIALMQDDISKIPYLFSLSNKTMRIIKQDISIAIAVKMLCVIFAILGVITLMMSVGFGDLGLTMLVILNSFRIGMVKDSLF
- a CDS encoding metalloregulator ArsR/SmtB family transcription factor, whose protein sequence is MKNCNLDDKNDDVCEVFDSHEDVVNRIKGRIPDEDEFSQLSDFFKIFGNPTRLKIISLLCLEDLCVCDICEALDLNQTTVSNQLRILRANNIVKYQKEGKMARYSLTDLHIEMIYKVGLEHILE
- a CDS encoding DUF4012 domain-containing protein; the encoded protein is MKRSKKLIIAILLVILIGLLTFIAGTLFMGPDLSQENKNILVLASDKEEQPNGGVDMAFMVHLENGSLKNFTPVYPGEMSHPSKSAPGGLSGPMMLHDCLWDGLSQGMQNAKEIVEARTGMKADAVVVVYDKAVDSVIQSVSPLKIKGVETNLSATDIIRENDAYNGYSGNENVPGTMSRGDAVMVLVKALANAAKDPDKKATMVQTAINEYSNGNIAMEPQGAFTRLLATKGFESLAK
- a CDS encoding ABC transporter permease encodes the protein MAFIGIFAYCGICGEYYGLEQTSGDFYNQTNLADGWIYKDNFDSNDFNKVSEFASQVERQAVISAVGGLDNDPDFTLHFVEKGDISKFSISQGKEFDINDESGVWLDKRFADVHELNVGDNISFEFDGKTITKEIKGIGYSPEYVYESSPTSVTPNFEDIGFAYLSYKAYPDSIEYNRMLVKYNQSDKEFKQKLDDSISYLSFVKKDDHVSVSNFNDEMAQHKMMGNIFPVLFMVVTFLTLLTTMTRIVASQRTQIGILKAVGFKDSKIILHYISYGFLPVLVGSVLGLITGPMVIPQMFYPAMSARYTLPAWHPGFDISFIFVAALLVISSVGVTYLSCRQISNENPADAIRSKAPSVSSNGLLEKSKIWKRLSFNVRWNWRDAKRNKFRALMAIVGVMGCVSLLIAAFGMHDTIDDLESWEYDNISHFESKLAIANNASEMELYYAINGTNGSFIMQMPIEMRKGDVEKTGLLLASNNTDLISYTDSNKNPIEIGEGVVSISAKMAENFNLSIGDKIKWHIVGSDKWVNSTIGQIHTEPVSQGLIMSPDTLEDQGLNFTPTSILTSEKFGENINSIKSVSTRDDMRESWNEMSSSVLMMVSVVTVVAGLLAFLVLYNLQLLSFTEMEREVATLKVLGFKTNFLRRLLLTQNLIFTSIGFILGIPLGYYFMTLMLDATSESFYYVPQLTSGNIILVAFITFTISIFVNLMFSDKIGDLNMVEALKDVE
- a CDS encoding ABC transporter ATP-binding protein, with translation MDTIIEFKNVNKHYQSGEHIVKAIDDISFTIDEGEFVIILGPSGAGKSTLLNLLGGMDTVTSGQIIVDGRNIESFDDNQLTEYRAKNVGFIFQFYNLIPNLTALENVELMKDIVDVDIEGEDVLDSVGLKKRANQFPAQLSGGEQQRVSIARAVAKQPTMLLCDEPTGALDSNTGVLILNLLQDMSNNKNTTVVIVTHNAVLAEAADKVIRIKNGQIESIVINENPKKIDDLEW
- the hisA gene encoding 1-(5-phosphoribosyl)-5-[(5-phosphoribosylamino)methylideneamino]imidazole-4-carboxamide isomerase, with translation MSFKKDEMLIMPAVDIKNGKCVQLVQGEPGSEMVEIENPERVAKHWEDLGAKNIHVIDLDGTINGVASFDVIKKILDEVIVPIQLGGGIRSLDYARQLLDLDIERLIIGTMGIQQPETITQLSEEYGSERIMISLDSKDNKVVIKGWQEKIDKSPVELSAEFKEHGAGSILFTNVDVEGLLGGFYTDPVINLKKSVDIPIVYSGGITTIDDIQKLNESGVEGIVIGSALYKNKIDLTEALKYQKR